A single Leptospira kirschneri serovar Cynopteri str. 3522 CT DNA region contains:
- the omp85 gene encoding Omp85 family outer membrane protein has protein sequence MKKFLIFVSFAISLLFVATGAAYGQQEDCSKLAFMDDVQRKPRTDLPFPISEMRRLRPEDICKKKEGWFPTGLPLLNSDPNVGVGYGVRVFLINNGKKSDPFFEYAPYRFRMFAQYFNTTKNRQYQDISFDAPYVFDTKWRLRGDLIYDTNPNTLYYGIGEKSLESLSYQERNQPGGEVVRNATYHEREKNIYFTRPGGPGDPVDFQGTNYSGFPNNDAFRVTDRMYNRYDIRSPQANLSGEHIFFGGLVRTVAGVRVSQNIIKTFDGQFVKSTDPLTEGTPFSNSGMTPNGKTKVTEDAEARKIIGANGGNVNSVRFGLVLDTRDLEPDPNRGMFVEATYEKVAKAFGSDFQYSKYFTQIKLFYSPFPKVFDKLVIAGRGAFGLTEGDAPFFEYRNLWSTEGGITGLGGLRTLRGYKQDRFTGKAMGWGNIELRWKFFDFNIAGQHFALNLVPFMDFGRVWDDEHNVGLKDYKYSRGLGFRIAWNQSTILMLDYAVSKEDKQVFMNFNHIF, from the coding sequence ATGAAGAAATTTCTGATATTCGTAAGTTTTGCAATCAGTCTGCTTTTTGTAGCGACCGGAGCCGCCTATGGACAACAAGAAGATTGTTCTAAGTTGGCATTTATGGACGATGTCCAACGGAAACCAAGAACGGATTTACCCTTTCCTATCTCTGAAATGAGACGTCTGAGACCGGAAGATATTTGTAAAAAGAAAGAAGGTTGGTTTCCCACCGGTCTTCCTCTTTTGAATTCCGATCCGAACGTAGGTGTTGGATACGGGGTCCGGGTATTTTTGATCAATAACGGTAAAAAATCCGATCCGTTTTTTGAATACGCTCCGTATCGATTTAGAATGTTCGCCCAGTATTTTAATACGACTAAAAATAGACAGTACCAAGATATCAGTTTTGATGCTCCTTATGTCTTTGATACCAAGTGGAGACTGAGAGGGGATTTGATCTACGATACAAATCCAAATACTTTATATTATGGAATAGGCGAGAAATCCTTAGAAAGTCTTTCCTACCAAGAACGCAATCAACCGGGAGGTGAAGTCGTAAGAAACGCAACTTACCACGAAAGAGAAAAAAATATCTATTTTACAAGACCTGGCGGTCCAGGGGATCCAGTCGATTTTCAAGGAACCAATTACTCTGGTTTTCCGAACAATGATGCGTTTCGGGTCACGGATCGAATGTATAACCGCTATGACATCCGTTCCCCACAAGCCAATCTCAGTGGAGAACATATCTTTTTCGGGGGATTGGTTAGAACGGTCGCTGGAGTTAGGGTTTCTCAGAACATAATCAAAACTTTCGACGGTCAATTTGTAAAAAGTACGGATCCTTTGACGGAAGGAACTCCTTTTAGTAATTCCGGTATGACTCCCAACGGAAAAACAAAAGTAACCGAAGATGCAGAAGCTAGAAAAATTATAGGAGCTAACGGCGGTAATGTGAATTCGGTTCGATTTGGATTGGTCTTAGACACTCGGGACTTGGAACCAGATCCGAACCGAGGAATGTTTGTGGAAGCGACTTATGAAAAAGTTGCTAAAGCCTTTGGATCTGATTTTCAATATTCCAAATATTTTACTCAGATTAAATTATTCTACAGTCCGTTTCCAAAAGTATTTGATAAACTAGTCATTGCGGGTAGAGGGGCGTTTGGTTTGACCGAAGGGGATGCACCATTTTTCGAATATAGAAATTTATGGTCTACAGAAGGTGGAATTACTGGTCTCGGAGGACTAAGAACTCTGAGAGGTTATAAACAAGATCGATTTACCGGTAAAGCAATGGGATGGGGAAACATAGAACTTCGTTGGAAGTTTTTCGATTTTAACATAGCCGGACAACATTTTGCTCTTAACCTGGTGCCTTTTATGGATTTTGGTAGAGTTTGGGACGACGAACATAACGTGGGGCTTAAGGATTATAAATATTCCAGAGGTTTGGGATTTAGAATCGCCTGGAATCAGAGTACGATCTTAATGTTGGACTACGCGGTTTCCAAAGAAGACAAACAAGTATTTATGAACTTTAACCACATTTTCTGA
- the omp85 gene encoding Omp85 family outer membrane protein encodes MKNDNQILKLQRSFIPIFCKSRKWSLKNFYKSFFTIFVISGCIFISSLKISAQENFTGCDKPEARKDLPFSIDRAKQMCKKDLDNKKEGWYPTGLPLINSDPNEGIGYGVRVYGYNNGKKSDPFFEYTPYRLRFFAQYFNTTKNAQYHQLSLDMPYVANTQWRLRADALLTITPTTLYFGVGESTLKPLTYQERNQPGAPQVTNGQYGLQESTFQYQRPGGPGDPIELGGRIYSGIPSGPGFNVTDRMYNRYTIQTPQLNFSTERSFFHGTVRLVAGFRLSNNIVHVNDGKFVKSVDPIFEGTPLSNSGQIPNAKTRLTEDAEAGKILGYHGGFVNTAKIGLVYDTRDFEPDPNSGVFLEGTYEKASKTIGSDFDFQKYFGHAKFFYSPFPKTFEKLVLASRFGFGISDGNVPFFEYRNLWGTENTVSGLGGLRTLRGYKQDRFVGRAMGFGTLEIRWKFWAFSVGGEYFALNLVPFWDFGRVWNDEHKAGLTDYKYSQGLGLRIAWNQATIIMMDYAVSREDKQLFVNFSHAF; translated from the coding sequence ATGAAAAACGATAATCAGATTTTAAAACTACAAAGATCTTTCATTCCTATTTTTTGCAAAAGTAGAAAGTGGAGTTTAAAAAATTTCTACAAATCCTTTTTTACAATTTTTGTAATTTCTGGATGTATTTTTATCTCTTCTTTAAAAATTTCTGCCCAAGAAAACTTTACGGGTTGTGACAAGCCAGAAGCAAGAAAGGATCTTCCTTTTTCGATCGATCGGGCCAAACAGATGTGTAAAAAAGATTTGGATAATAAAAAAGAAGGTTGGTATCCTACGGGACTTCCTTTGATCAATTCTGATCCGAACGAAGGGATCGGATACGGAGTCAGAGTTTACGGCTATAATAACGGAAAAAAAAGTGATCCGTTTTTTGAATATACTCCATATAGACTTCGTTTTTTCGCGCAGTATTTTAATACGACAAAAAATGCTCAATACCACCAGCTCAGTTTGGATATGCCTTATGTAGCGAATACACAGTGGAGGCTTCGTGCGGATGCTTTACTTACGATCACTCCTACTACTTTATATTTTGGTGTAGGAGAATCCACGTTAAAACCTCTGACATATCAAGAACGAAATCAACCAGGCGCTCCACAGGTTACGAACGGGCAGTATGGTTTACAGGAATCTACGTTTCAATACCAAAGACCGGGAGGTCCTGGAGATCCGATTGAACTTGGAGGCAGGATTTATTCAGGAATTCCCTCCGGTCCTGGGTTCAATGTGACAGATCGTATGTACAACCGTTATACGATCCAAACTCCTCAGTTGAACTTCAGTACAGAGCGGTCTTTTTTTCACGGAACCGTAAGGCTCGTGGCTGGTTTTAGACTTTCGAATAACATTGTACATGTGAACGACGGAAAATTTGTAAAGTCGGTGGACCCGATTTTTGAAGGAACTCCTTTGAGTAATTCGGGGCAGATCCCAAATGCTAAAACCAGACTTACCGAAGACGCCGAAGCCGGAAAAATTTTAGGCTATCACGGAGGATTTGTAAATACTGCTAAGATTGGTCTTGTGTATGATACGAGAGATTTTGAACCAGACCCGAACTCTGGTGTTTTTTTGGAAGGCACTTATGAGAAGGCTTCTAAAACCATTGGTTCTGATTTTGATTTTCAGAAGTATTTTGGACATGCGAAGTTCTTTTATAGTCCGTTTCCGAAGACGTTTGAAAAGTTGGTTTTGGCTTCCAGATTTGGTTTTGGGATTTCGGATGGGAATGTTCCATTTTTTGAATATAGAAATCTTTGGGGCACGGAAAACACTGTCTCCGGTTTGGGTGGACTTAGAACGCTTAGAGGTTATAAACAGGATCGATTTGTGGGACGTGCGATGGGTTTTGGTACGTTGGAAATTCGTTGGAAATTTTGGGCATTTTCAGTCGGGGGAGAATACTTCGCATTAAACTTAGTTCCTTTCTGGGATTTTGGCAGGGTTTGGAACGATGAACACAAGGCGGGTCTAACCGATTATAAATATTCTCAGGGTTTAGGTCTTAGAATTGCTTGGAATCAAGCCACGATCATTATGATGGACTATGCAGTTTCCAGAGAAGATAAACAACTCTTTGTCAATTTTAGTCACGCGTTCTGA
- the lsa25 gene encoding surface adhesin Lsa25, producing MKKYQYILIFYILFSFFVNCEEKPDDTTLGFINEDEKVLLAGMLFFNPYSVDTTSGTITDTTSRLMWKICTQGQALRVGQNGQYDCEGINDASTIIGRYGASLFQYCSLNLSDCNTISIPQVLVGQTSGFSGTSEAYDTCSQDRTAGHSDWRLPNLPELKALTASGSLNSFLLKFPNTVEDHYWTSWAKEGTVDTAHTISFEASHFGEEMAFAKTNRNFVRCVRSLP from the coding sequence ATGAAAAAATATCAGTATATTCTAATATTCTATATCTTATTTTCTTTTTTTGTAAATTGCGAGGAGAAACCGGACGATACTACTTTAGGTTTTATCAACGAGGACGAGAAAGTATTACTTGCAGGTATGTTATTTTTTAATCCTTATTCGGTGGATACTACTTCCGGAACGATTACCGATACAACGAGTAGGTTGATGTGGAAAATTTGTACACAGGGGCAGGCTCTTAGGGTAGGACAAAACGGCCAATACGATTGTGAAGGAATCAACGATGCTTCTACGATCATAGGAAGATACGGCGCTTCTCTTTTTCAATATTGTTCTCTCAATCTGAGCGACTGTAATACCATTTCTATCCCGCAGGTTTTAGTTGGACAAACTTCCGGATTTTCCGGAACGAGCGAAGCCTATGATACTTGTTCTCAGGATCGTACTGCAGGACATTCCGATTGGAGACTTCCCAACTTACCGGAGTTAAAGGCTTTGACCGCTTCCGGAAGTTTGAATTCTTTTCTTTTGAAATTTCCGAATACTGTAGAAGACCATTATTGGACTTCTTGGGCAAAGGAAGGAACTGTGGATACGGCTCATACAATTAGTTTTGAAGCTTCTCATTTTGGGGAAGAAATGGCTTTTGCAAAAACGAATCGAAATTTTGTCCGATGCGTTCGAAGTCTTCCTTAA
- a CDS encoding S41 family peptidase — protein MSLKKGSTVFSLLLSTLLAIFILFCEPTSGKSPVKADFTLKDFDNVVSHVSRYYIDKNIDKNRAYREAAIYALLSLPHSIYLYPESYFKERDKYEEKDEIFPGKTFKISTDDSFILFDPDYAEVEKIRDRKLKEDANKSKVSDEEVKKIVEREKIRKNVLASKWERTGFSKKDFDRVLAFIETNLDKYKDSPLKDPFGESEEKSKEPFTMNDVMLAAANGYLSSLDPHSNVFLRSAWEESMAKIQDGSFEGIGAILSGGGNKEVVVENPLEGRPAVNAGIRSGDVILAVDGKSIKGILLDKVVEKIKGKKGSKVALTIQRKGVPGTLHIEVVRDTIEIKNLSSKLIEGHEHIGYIKLTGFVKSEEGPSVDREIVEKYKELDKEAQAKGTRLKALVLDLRNNAGGYLDLAIDIADMFIEKGLIVSTKSPNRSPEDAYAKNKDITNLPLAVLINAKSASASEIVASAIKHHGRGILLGERTFGKATVQKLMPLGNDYLIKLTQARYYSPSGNTIQVVGVKPDIDISSEEDGSFPFRFREENMWNHLSELPPEAEEKSSFDVKKLEAWVQKNGKAPEFIASHKNDPIKPDYQLIRSLDYIEALLATQKKK, from the coding sequence CCCGTTATTATATCGACAAAAACATCGATAAAAACCGAGCCTACCGAGAAGCGGCGATCTACGCTCTCTTATCTCTTCCTCATTCCATTTATCTTTATCCGGAAAGTTATTTCAAAGAAAGAGATAAATACGAAGAAAAAGACGAAATTTTTCCAGGTAAAACGTTTAAAATTTCCACAGACGATTCTTTCATTCTTTTTGATCCGGATTATGCGGAAGTGGAAAAAATCCGAGATCGTAAACTCAAAGAAGACGCAAATAAATCCAAGGTTAGCGACGAAGAAGTTAAAAAGATCGTAGAAAGAGAAAAGATCCGTAAGAACGTTCTCGCTTCTAAATGGGAACGAACTGGTTTTAGTAAAAAAGATTTTGATAGAGTACTCGCATTTATAGAAACCAATTTAGATAAGTATAAGGATTCTCCTTTAAAAGATCCTTTTGGAGAATCTGAAGAAAAATCCAAAGAACCGTTTACAATGAACGACGTGATGCTTGCGGCGGCAAACGGTTATCTATCTTCTTTAGATCCCCATAGTAACGTTTTCTTAAGATCCGCTTGGGAAGAATCCATGGCCAAAATTCAAGACGGAAGTTTTGAAGGAATCGGTGCCATTCTTTCCGGCGGAGGCAACAAAGAAGTTGTAGTGGAAAATCCGCTGGAAGGAAGACCCGCGGTCAACGCTGGAATCCGTTCCGGAGACGTGATTCTTGCAGTTGATGGAAAGTCGATCAAAGGAATTCTTTTAGACAAGGTAGTAGAAAAAATTAAAGGTAAAAAAGGTTCTAAAGTAGCGCTTACCATTCAAAGAAAAGGAGTTCCAGGAACCTTACACATTGAAGTAGTAAGAGATACGATTGAAATCAAAAACTTAAGTAGTAAACTCATCGAAGGTCATGAACATATCGGTTATATCAAACTCACCGGTTTTGTGAAGTCGGAAGAAGGCCCTTCCGTAGATAGAGAAATCGTAGAAAAATACAAAGAACTAGATAAAGAAGCTCAAGCGAAAGGCACCAGACTCAAAGCGTTGGTTTTAGATCTTAGAAATAACGCAGGCGGTTACTTAGACCTTGCAATCGACATTGCGGATATGTTTATCGAAAAGGGTCTGATCGTTTCCACCAAAAGCCCGAATCGTAGCCCCGAAGACGCTTACGCAAAGAACAAGGACATCACCAATTTACCGTTAGCCGTTCTAATCAACGCTAAATCCGCTTCCGCTTCTGAAATCGTAGCCAGCGCGATCAAACACCATGGAAGAGGAATTTTACTAGGTGAAAGAACCTTTGGAAAGGCTACCGTACAAAAGTTAATGCCTTTAGGGAACGACTATTTGATCAAACTTACACAAGCTCGTTATTATTCTCCTTCCGGAAACACGATTCAAGTCGTAGGAGTCAAACCAGACATAGACATTTCCTCCGAAGAAGACGGTTCATTTCCGTTTCGATTTAGAGAAGAAAATATGTGGAACCATCTTTCCGAACTTCCTCCAGAAGCTGAAGAAAAAAGTTCCTTCGACGTGAAGAAGTTAGAAGCCTGGGTTCAAAAAAACGGAAAGGCACCTGAGTTCATTGCGTCCCATAAAAACGATCCGATCAAACCGGACTACCAATTGATCCGTTCCTTGGATTATATAGAAGCCCTACTCGCCACACAAAAAAAGAAATAA
- the nadB gene encoding L-aspartate oxidase: MPRIKTDFLVLGSGITGLFAALKLAPYGSVIIITKKSDYESNTNYAQGGIASVFAEGDKLEDHVRDTLEAGAWLCDPAAVQVLVEEGPPLVKELLNYGVPFNLEPSGKFDLSREGGHGKNRIVHAHDRTGREIEKTLLSVVKQNSNIQILEYHTLVDLITPHHLKRKGLICYGAYVLSNHTGEVFPILAKETILATGGAGQVYSHTTNPKIATGDGVASAYRAGALIKNMEFYQFHPTALYHKDGNSFLISEAVRGKGAILLNRDGETFMKRYHPMGDLAPRDVVARAIDSEMKKRGETHVWLDVTHLPSSQIKESFPSIYEKCKELGIDITTDRIPVVPVAHFLCGGVASDLEGRTTISNLSTAGETACTGVHGGNRLASNSLLECLVFSNRIAQRVSKESPEFTKAHDEIPSWNKEGMVNTEEWVLISHDLNEIKNTMSNYVGIVRSNLRLERAKRRMDLIYDEVKDYYNRTVITNPLIELRNLVIVGELIIRSALARKESRGLHFSTDYPENRNPSRIDTEIRNEKVLL; this comes from the coding sequence ATGCCCCGTATCAAAACGGACTTTTTAGTCCTAGGGAGCGGAATTACAGGTCTTTTTGCGGCCTTAAAACTCGCTCCCTATGGCTCCGTAATCATAATCACAAAAAAATCGGACTACGAATCCAATACAAACTATGCACAAGGTGGAATCGCTTCCGTATTTGCGGAAGGAGACAAACTAGAAGATCACGTAAGAGACACTTTAGAAGCGGGAGCCTGGCTTTGTGATCCCGCGGCGGTTCAAGTTTTAGTGGAAGAAGGCCCTCCTCTAGTAAAAGAACTTTTAAATTATGGAGTTCCGTTTAATTTAGAACCTTCCGGTAAATTTGATCTTTCCAGAGAAGGAGGACACGGTAAAAACAGGATTGTACATGCACACGACAGAACCGGAAGGGAAATCGAAAAAACCCTTTTAAGCGTGGTCAAACAAAATTCAAACATTCAAATATTAGAATATCATACTTTAGTAGATTTAATTACTCCACATCATCTAAAACGAAAAGGTCTAATCTGTTACGGAGCCTATGTCCTTTCCAACCATACGGGAGAAGTGTTTCCTATTTTGGCAAAAGAAACAATTCTTGCCACCGGCGGTGCGGGTCAGGTTTACTCCCATACTACCAATCCTAAAATCGCCACCGGAGACGGTGTCGCTTCTGCATACAGAGCGGGTGCTCTCATTAAAAACATGGAATTCTATCAATTTCATCCCACCGCACTTTATCACAAAGACGGAAATTCTTTTTTGATCTCAGAAGCGGTGCGTGGTAAAGGAGCAATTTTACTCAATCGGGACGGTGAAACGTTTATGAAACGTTATCATCCTATGGGTGATCTGGCTCCTAGGGACGTGGTAGCAAGAGCCATAGATTCAGAGATGAAAAAAAGAGGGGAAACTCATGTTTGGTTGGACGTCACACATCTTCCTTCTTCTCAGATCAAAGAATCTTTTCCTTCCATCTACGAAAAATGTAAGGAACTGGGAATTGACATCACCACCGATCGGATTCCGGTCGTTCCAGTTGCTCATTTTTTATGTGGAGGTGTAGCTTCGGACTTAGAAGGTAGAACTACGATTTCTAATCTTTCAACAGCAGGAGAAACCGCATGTACCGGTGTTCACGGAGGTAACCGCCTTGCTTCTAATAGTCTTTTAGAATGTCTCGTATTCTCTAATCGGATCGCTCAGAGAGTTTCAAAAGAAAGTCCGGAATTTACTAAAGCACACGATGAAATTCCTTCTTGGAACAAAGAAGGAATGGTCAACACGGAAGAATGGGTTTTGATTTCTCATGATCTAAACGAAATTAAAAATACGATGAGCAATTACGTTGGAATCGTCCGTTCGAATCTCAGATTGGAAAGGGCAAAACGTAGAATGGATCTGATCTACGACGAAGTAAAGGACTACTACAATCGAACCGTGATCACAAATCCACTCATCGAATTGCGCAATTTGGTAATCGTCGGAGAACTGATCATTCGTTCTGCACTTGCCAGAAAAGAAAGTAGAGGTCTTCATTTTTCCACAGATTATCCTGAAAATAGAAACCCTTCTAGAATAGACACAGAAATCAGAAACGAAAAAGTTCTTCTTTAA
- a CDS encoding M23 family metallopeptidase yields MKSDFTVAKKIRKKFLGLCVILQSLIFTFILYSESKLEIPKVFESPREELELDSIDKFFSEHKEYVSDGFDFPVGKPNAKGYIDKQPFGKNFHLGEDWNAVGRNDYGDPVYAVSHGIVKFVGDEGPGWGTVIMMTHLLPNGKRINSLYAHLSKINVSKGDRIRKGKVIGRIGDANGRYGPHLHFEMRDDFLLPTGPGYSRNPSGYLNPKVFIRKNRKLK; encoded by the coding sequence ATGAAAAGTGATTTTACTGTGGCAAAAAAGATTCGAAAAAAATTTTTAGGACTTTGTGTAATTCTACAAAGCCTGATTTTTACTTTTATACTTTATTCAGAAAGTAAATTAGAAATCCCTAAAGTCTTTGAATCTCCTCGAGAAGAACTTGAACTTGACTCCATTGATAAATTTTTTTCTGAACATAAAGAATACGTTTCCGACGGTTTTGACTTTCCAGTTGGAAAACCGAACGCAAAGGGTTATATAGACAAACAACCTTTTGGAAAAAATTTTCATCTAGGTGAGGATTGGAATGCGGTCGGTAGAAACGACTATGGAGATCCGGTTTATGCTGTTTCACACGGAATCGTGAAATTTGTAGGTGACGAAGGGCCCGGTTGGGGAACCGTAATTATGATGACTCATCTACTTCCCAACGGAAAACGAATCAATTCTCTTTATGCACATCTTTCTAAGATAAATGTTTCTAAAGGAGATCGGATTCGAAAAGGCAAAGTGATCGGTAGGATCGGTGACGCCAATGGTCGTTATGGGCCACATCTGCATTTCGAAATGCGGGATGATTTTTTGCTTCCGACAGGCCCTGGTTATAGTAGAAATCCTTCTGGTTATCTCAATCCAAAAGTATTCATCCGTAAAAATCGAAAATTGAAATGA